One segment of Synechococcus sp. HK05 DNA contains the following:
- the metK gene encoding methionine adenosyltransferase — protein MSSTAGAPSRYVFTSESVTEGHPDKICDQVSDAVLDALLAQDPASRVACETVVNTGLCLITGEVTTTARVDFNTLVRGVIQQIGYSGARAGGFDSNSCAVLVALDQQSPDIAQGVDEADDHAGDPLDLVGAGDQGIMFGYACDETPELMPLPISLAHRLARRLAEVRHNGTLGYLLPDGKTQVSVVYENDQPVAIDTILISTQHTAEIDGISEEKALRERIAADLWSHVVEPATSDLSLKPSKESTRFLVNPTGKFVVGGPQGDAGLTGRKIIVDTYGGYARHGGGAFSGKDPTKVDRSAAYAARYVAKALVAAGLARKAEVQLSYAIGVAKPVSILVESFGTGAISNADLTALVQEHFDLRPGAIIETFGLRELPQQRGGRFYQDVAAYGHFGRSDLNLPWEDVATIVASLKQATASRVAA, from the coding sequence ATGAGCAGCACCGCCGGGGCGCCGTCGCGCTACGTGTTCACCTCGGAATCGGTGACCGAGGGTCACCCCGACAAGATCTGTGATCAGGTGAGCGATGCGGTGCTGGATGCGCTGCTCGCCCAGGATCCCGCCTCGCGCGTGGCCTGCGAAACCGTGGTGAACACCGGCCTTTGCCTGATCACCGGCGAGGTGACCACCACGGCTCGGGTTGATTTCAACACCCTGGTGCGGGGTGTGATCCAGCAGATCGGTTACAGCGGCGCCCGCGCCGGTGGCTTCGATTCCAACAGCTGCGCGGTGCTGGTGGCACTGGATCAGCAGTCGCCCGATATCGCTCAGGGTGTGGATGAGGCCGACGACCACGCCGGCGATCCCCTCGATCTGGTGGGTGCCGGCGATCAGGGGATCATGTTTGGCTATGCCTGCGATGAAACGCCAGAGCTGATGCCGCTGCCGATCAGCCTGGCTCACCGCCTGGCTCGGCGTTTGGCGGAAGTGCGCCACAACGGCACCTTGGGTTACCTGCTCCCTGACGGCAAAACCCAGGTGAGCGTGGTGTACGAAAACGATCAGCCCGTGGCGATCGACACCATCTTGATCTCCACCCAGCACACCGCGGAGATTGACGGGATCTCTGAAGAGAAAGCCCTGCGTGAGCGCATCGCTGCCGATTTGTGGAGCCATGTGGTAGAGCCCGCCACCTCCGATCTCAGCCTCAAGCCCTCGAAAGAGAGCACCCGCTTTCTGGTGAACCCCACGGGCAAATTTGTGGTGGGTGGTCCCCAGGGCGATGCCGGCCTCACTGGTCGCAAGATCATCGTCGACACCTATGGCGGCTATGCCCGCCATGGCGGTGGCGCCTTCTCCGGCAAGGACCCCACCAAGGTGGACCGCTCCGCTGCTTATGCCGCCCGTTATGTGGCCAAGGCCCTGGTGGCCGCCGGTCTGGCGCGCAAGGCTGAAGTGCAGCTCAGCTACGCCATCGGCGTGGCCAAGCCGGTGAGCATCCTGGTGGAGAGCTTCGGCACCGGTGCCATCAGCAACGCCGACCTCACGGCCCTAGTGCAGGAGCACTTCGATCTGCGCCCCGGCGCCATCATCGAAACCTTCGGCCTGCGGGAACTGCCCCAACAGCGCGGCGGCCGCTTTTATCAAGACGTGGCCGCCTACGGCCACTTCGGCCGCAGCGACCTCAACCTCCCCTGGGAGGACGTGGCCACCATCGTCGCCAGCTTGAAACAGGCCACTGCCAGCCGCGTTGCCGCCTGA
- a CDS encoding HAD family hydrolase — protein sequence MVCLHLRGTALGSVDAVLFDKDGTLSISEPQLLTLASARVFLCLELAAPALPAAVLPDLQHLLERAYGLSPAAICPAGITAVASRDHNLIATATALVQVGMGWPEALALSESVFALADQQDARRSQGSGGHTSTTTEGLRPWLQQLQAAGVVCAVISNDDMAGIKHFLASHGLDPFFAGLWSAEHRPRKPDPAAVHGLCEQLGVAASRCALIGDANSDLRMAVAAGIPHQLALGYTAAWSSPPPLAEPHPRIHHWTELSLTGS from the coding sequence ATGGTGTGCCTGCACTTACGCGGCACAGCCCTGGGTTCTGTGGATGCGGTGCTGTTCGACAAGGACGGCACCCTCAGCATCAGCGAGCCTCAGCTCCTCACCCTGGCTTCGGCCAGGGTTTTTCTTTGCCTGGAGCTGGCTGCCCCGGCCTTGCCCGCTGCTGTGTTGCCTGATCTTCAGCACCTGCTGGAGCGGGCCTACGGCCTCAGCCCTGCCGCAATCTGCCCAGCCGGAATCACGGCCGTGGCCAGCCGCGATCACAACCTGATCGCCACGGCTACGGCCCTCGTGCAGGTGGGGATGGGCTGGCCGGAGGCCCTCGCCCTCAGCGAAAGCGTGTTTGCCCTGGCGGATCAGCAGGATGCGCGTCGCAGTCAGGGTTCCGGGGGGCATACCAGCACCACCACCGAGGGGTTGCGCCCCTGGCTCCAGCAGCTGCAGGCCGCCGGCGTGGTGTGCGCGGTGATCAGCAACGACGACATGGCCGGCATTAAGCACTTTCTCGCCAGCCATGGCTTGGACCCCTTTTTTGCTGGCCTGTGGAGTGCCGAACACCGGCCTCGAAAGCCCGATCCCGCTGCCGTGCATGGCTTGTGCGAGCAGCTGGGGGTGGCGGCGTCGCGCTGCGCCCTGATCGGCGATGCCAACAGCGATCTACGCATGGCTGTGGCGGCTGGGATCCCCCATCAGTTGGCTCTTGGCTACACCGCCGCCTGGAGCAGCCCGCCGCCGCTGGCTGAACCCCATCCGCGCATCCATCACTGGACGGAGCTCAGCCTGACCGGCTCCTAG
- a CDS encoding 30S ribosomal protein S1, with product MTVTPSDLTTSEQELAVDQDFAAEAAADLELGIPEEVPSADDSSSRNAGRDLDGVGFTLDEFASLLSKYDYNFKPGDVVKGTVFAIEPKGSMIDIGAKTAAFMPMQEVSINRVESISDVLEPGEEREFFILSEENEDGQLTLSIRRIEYQRAWERVRQLQKEDATIYSEVFATNRGGALVRVEGLRGFIPGSHISTRKPKEELVADFLPLKFLEVDEERNRLVLSHRRALVERKMNRLEVGEVVIGTVRGIKPYGAFIDIGGVSGLLHISEISHEHIETPHTVLNVNDQMKVMIIDLDAERGRISLSTKALEPEPGDMLTDPQKVFEKAEEMAARYKQMLLEQAEDNEPMGVTLD from the coding sequence ATGACCGTGACCCCTTCCGATCTCACCACCAGCGAGCAGGAGCTCGCCGTGGATCAGGACTTCGCCGCTGAAGCGGCTGCCGATCTCGAGCTCGGCATTCCGGAAGAGGTGCCCAGTGCCGACGACTCCAGCAGCCGCAACGCCGGCCGCGATCTCGATGGTGTGGGCTTCACCCTGGATGAGTTCGCGTCGCTGCTGAGCAAGTACGACTACAACTTCAAGCCTGGCGACGTGGTGAAGGGCACCGTGTTCGCCATCGAGCCCAAGGGCTCCATGATCGACATCGGCGCGAAGACCGCCGCCTTCATGCCCATGCAGGAGGTGTCGATCAACCGGGTGGAGAGCATCAGCGATGTGCTCGAGCCCGGGGAAGAGCGCGAGTTCTTCATCCTCAGCGAAGAAAACGAAGACGGTCAGCTCACCCTTTCGATCCGCCGGATTGAGTACCAGCGTGCCTGGGAGCGGGTGCGTCAGCTGCAGAAGGAAGACGCCACCATCTACAGCGAAGTGTTTGCCACCAACCGCGGTGGTGCCCTCGTGCGGGTGGAAGGTCTGCGCGGCTTCATCCCCGGCAGCCACATCAGCACCCGCAAGCCCAAGGAAGAGCTCGTTGCCGACTTCCTTCCCCTCAAGTTCCTCGAGGTGGATGAAGAGCGCAACCGCCTGGTGCTCAGCCATCGCCGCGCTCTGGTGGAGCGCAAGATGAACCGCCTCGAGGTGGGCGAAGTGGTGATCGGTACCGTTCGCGGCATCAAGCCCTACGGCGCCTTCATCGACATCGGGGGTGTGAGCGGCCTGCTGCACATCTCTGAGATCAGCCACGAGCACATCGAGACACCGCACACGGTGCTCAACGTGAATGATCAGATGAAGGTGATGATCATCGACCTCGACGCCGAGCGCGGTCGCATCTCCCTCTCCACCAAGGCCCTCGAGCCCGAACCCGGCGACATGCTCACCGATCCCCAGAAGGTGTTCGAAAAGGCCGAGGAGATGGCTGCCCGCTACAAGCAAATGCTGCTCGAGCAAGCCGAAGACAACGAGCCCATGGGCGTCACCCTCGACTGA
- the nrdR gene encoding transcriptional regulator NrdR, with the protein MQCPSCQHTDSRVLESRSADSGRSVRRRRECLHCEFRFTTYERVETVPITVVKRNGSREAFNRNKLLHGLLRACEKTGLEPSRLESVVDELELQLQGRSGREVSSGDIGELVLVQLAEMSDVAYVRFASVYRQFQSVGDFVATLEGLQGASARRSSAKRLAAVG; encoded by the coding sequence ATGCAGTGCCCTTCGTGCCAGCACACCGACAGCCGCGTTCTGGAATCGCGTTCCGCTGATTCCGGCCGCAGTGTGCGCCGCCGCCGTGAATGTCTGCACTGCGAGTTTCGTTTCACCACCTATGAACGGGTGGAAACGGTGCCGATCACCGTGGTGAAGCGCAATGGCAGCCGTGAAGCCTTCAATCGCAACAAGCTGCTGCACGGATTGCTGCGGGCTTGTGAAAAAACCGGCCTGGAGCCCAGCCGCCTCGAATCCGTGGTGGATGAGCTGGAGCTGCAGCTGCAGGGCCGCAGTGGCCGCGAGGTGAGCAGCGGTGATATCGGGGAACTGGTGCTGGTGCAACTGGCTGAGATGAGCGATGTCGCCTATGTGCGCTTCGCTTCGGTGTACCGCCAGTTCCAGAGCGTGGGTGATTTCGTGGCCACCCTCGAGGGGCTCCAAGGCGCTTCAGCCCGGCGCAGCAGCGCCAAGCGCCTGGCAGCCGTGGGCTGA